One Scomber scombrus chromosome 1, fScoSco1.1, whole genome shotgun sequence DNA segment encodes these proteins:
- the cmtr2 gene encoding cap-specific mRNA (nucleoside-2'-O-)-methyltransferase 2 — protein MSPSKATRKKVGRQQQFNNVVAFDPETLTEIKGLFSKVRTYVKPSNVGWNIPDPNVALRHPGKEHSRLQSLKVSLNAVKNQLSDKNVQVWHQHTNSTNRAGKVITAVRSAANAEICTQAWCKFYEILGSFNLLPEEALHDGELNTVHLCEAPGAFITALNHYIKTSESTRYCDWSWAANTLNPYHEANGGSTTIADDRLIANTLPWWFFGSDNTGNIMLQKHLLELQAFVANMRRVDVVTADGSFDCQENPDEQEALVASLHYCEVTAALLLLSPGGSFVLKMFTLYEHSSICLLYLLNCCFHSVNVFKPATSKSGNSEVYAVCLNYNSKEAVRPLLSKLIRNYGPLMADREALFPDSVIPQSFVTQHEEVCSYFHTLQVETITENLRLFEGMSTEQRQRLDHIRDCTAQEYLQRFQVSFLSRSRWISRNTVSPACCSVSAGRPLGPKKQTVSFNERRELQTLSWRERIERGCHAAWIQRHCTEISGAGCMLEGPYEDCHIDSWYVVVGAALPAVRNSPFCEGGLLNHLNEALVDTAERSAVDWTRVSPCESCHVVCTASILSDVAGLCNFTIDSEGNKKKKQCLVFGSRSLWDSCESQIGNLVLTFSGELSLPQRGSITLHDGELLYQHELLGCVVFSLQSLHPGDVLLLPVFSALTRVTAAVVLCLHVCFRTVTFRSPPPSGAVGAVLVCVGFYPEAATQILPVLTDIHNYMGQLLGGEEDTGKNPSSGYDRQVLQFVPMEDLLTGGLMEFLWTMNSEIIQQKLHLLI, from the exons ATGAGCCCCAGCAAGGCGACCAGGAAGAAAGTCGGCAGGCAGCAGCAGTTCAACAATGTGGTGGCGTTTGACCCCGAAACACTGACTGAGATCAAAGGTCTTTTTAGTAAAGTTAGAACTTATGTGAAACCATCCAATGTTGGATGGAACATCCCTGACCCAAATGTTGCTCTCAGACATCCTGGAAAGGAGCATAGTCGGCTGCAGTCCCTGAAGGTATCGCTGAACGCCGTGAAGAACCAGCTCAGTGACAAGAATGTCCAGGTCTGGCATCAGCACACCAACTCCACCAACCGCGCCGGGAAGGTCATCACTGCTGTCCGTTCTGCTGCCAACGCGGAGATCTGCACTCAGGCCTGGTGCAAGTTTTATGAGATCCTGGGAAGTTTTAATTTACTTCCAGAGGAGGCCCTTCATGATGGGGAGCTGAACACGGTGCACCTGTGTGAAGCTCCAGGAGCCTTTATAACCGCTCTAAACCACTACATTAAAACCAGCGAGTCCACGCGCTATTGCGACTGGAGCTGGGCTGCCAACACCCTCAACCCGTACCACGAGGCTAACGGGGGGAGCACAACCATCGCAGATGATCGGTTAATCGCTAACACGCTGCCCTGGTGGTTCTTTGGCTCAGATAACACGGGTAACATCATGCTCCAGAAGCATTTGTTGGAGCTGCAGGCGTTTGTGGCTAACATGCGTAGAGTTGATGTGGTGACGGCAGATGGTAGTTTCGACTGCCAGGAGAACCCTGATGAGCAGGAAGCCCTGGTAGCGTCACTGCATTACTGCGAGGTCACAGCTGCACTGTTGCTCCTCAGCCCCGGCGGCTCCTTTGTGCTGAAAATGTTCACTCTGTATGAACAttcctccatctgtcttctctacCTGCTGAACTGCTGCTTCCACTCTGTCAACGTCTTCAAACCTGCCACCAGCAAATCCGGGAACTCCGAAGTTTATGCCGTGTGTCTGAACTACAACAGCAAGGAGGCTGTGAGGCCTCTGCTCTCAAAGCTCATTCGTAATTACGGACCACTCATGGCTGACAGAGAGGCACTTTTCCCAGATTCTGTAATCCCACAGTCATTTGTAACACAGCACGAAGAGGTGTGCTCGTACTTCCACACACTTCAGGTGGAGACGATCACAGAAAACCTGCGACTATTTGAAGGGATGAGCACAGAGCAGAGGCAGCGGCTCGACCACATCAGGGATTGTACGGCTCAGGAATACCTGCAACGATTCCAG GTGAGCTTCCTTTCACGGAGTCGATGGATATCTCGTAACACGGTGAGTCCTGCTTGTTGCAGCGTCTCAGCGGGGCGACCTCTGGGACCGAAAAAGCAAACAGTCTCCTTCAATGAGCGGAGGGAATTGCAGACCCTGAGCTGGAGGGAGCGCATTGAGAGAGGTTGCCATGCCGCCTGGATACAGAGACACTGCACTGAGATCAGCGGAGCAGGCTGCATGCTGGAAGGACCCTACGAAGACTGTCACATTGACTCCTGGTATGTAGTTGTCGGCGCTGCACTGCCTGCAGTCAGGAACTCTCCGTTCTGTGAAGGAGGATTGTTGAACCACTTGAATGAAGCTCTTGTGGACACAGCTGAAAGATCAGCAGTAGACTGGACTCGTGTGTCTCCCTGTGAGTCTTGCCATGTGGTCTGCACTGCTTCCATCTTGTCAGATGTGGCTGGTCTTTGCAATTTCACAATTGACAGTGAAggcaacaagaagaagaagcagtgtCTGGTGTTTGGCAGTCGCTCACTGTGGGATTCCTGTGAGAGCCAAATTGGGAATTTAGTGTTGACATTTTCTGGGGAGCTTTCATTACCTCAAAGAGGCTCCATCACACTGCACGACGGGGAGCTGCTGTACCAGCACGAGCTCTTGGGCTGCGTTGTGTTTTCCCTGCAGAGCCTGCACCCTGGGGATGTCCTCCTGCTGCCTGTGTTTTCAGCCCTCACTCGTGTCACTGCAGCAGTCGTCCtctgcctgcatgtgtgttttcgCACTGTCACGTTCAGGAGTCCGCCCCCTTCAGGTGCAGTCGGAGCAGTGCTCGTGTGTGTTGGCTTCTACCCTGAAGCGGCTACCCAAATACTCCCAGTCCTTACTGACATCCATAATTACATGGGTCAGCTTTTAGGAGGAGAAGAGGACACAGGTAAAAATCCATCTTCTGGATATGACAGACAGGTGTTACAATTCGTCCCCATGGAGGATTTGCTGACAGGAGGACTGATGGAGTTCTTGTGGACCATGAACTCTGAAATCATCCAACAGAAGCTGCATTTACTCATATAG